A stretch of DNA from Polyodon spathula isolate WHYD16114869_AA chromosome 20, ASM1765450v1, whole genome shotgun sequence:
GCTGATTGTCCAGCAGAACCTTGATCGAGAGCAGAAGGACACATTTGTCATGAAGATCAAGGTGGAAGATGGAGGGTCACCACCAAAGTCCAGCACTGCCATCCTTCAAGTGACCATCGCAGATGTCAATGACAACCGCCCTGTGTTCAAGGAAAGTGAAATTGAGTTGAGCATCCCAGAAAATGCCCCAGTTGGTACTTCAGTCACGCAACTTCATGCTACGGATGCTGACCTGGGCTTGAACGCACAGATCCACTTTTCCTTTAGCAACCAAATTTCTAATGCTGCCAAAAGGCTCTTCAATATTGACAGTACCACTGGATTGATCACTATTAAAGAACCACTAGACAGGGAGGCGTCTCCAGTTCATAAATTGATGGTATTGGCTAGTGATGGAAGCTCTACCCCTTCTAGAGCTATAGTGACAGTCAACATTACGGATATCAATGACAATGTCCCCTCCATAGACACAAGGTATATCATCAACCCCATCAATGGGACAGTCCTTTTATCAGAAAAAGCTCCTCTCAACACCAAAATTGCTCTGATTACAGTGACGGACAAGGATGCTGACTTGAATGGGAAAGTCACTTGCTACACCGACCATGAGGTTCCCTTTCGATTGAAACCTGTCTTTGACAATCAGTTCTTGCTGGAGACTGCGGCTCCTCTGGATTATGAGACAACCAGGGAGTACGCTATTAAGATTGTGGCATCCGATTCAGGAAAGCCTCCACTCAACACTTCAGCTATGGTACTGATAAAGATCAAAGATGAGAATGACAATGTCCCCACTTTTACTCAACCAGTTATAGCACTGTCCATTCCAGAAAATAATGCGCCTGGCACTCAGTTGACAAAAATTAGTGCAACTGATGCGGATAGCGGGCGTAATGCTGAGATCAGTTATTCCCTGGGATATGATGCCCCTTCAGTTTTCAATCTAGACCGCAGGTCAGGAATCCTGTCAGTGGTGCGCAGATTGGACAGGGAAAAGCAGGACAAGTACACCTTCACGGTTGTGGCTAAGGATAATGGCTCCCCTTCTCTGCAGAGCAACTCCACTGTGATGGTGATGGTCCAGGATCAAAATGACAACAGTCCGGCTTTCACCCACAATGAATACAACTTCTACGTGCCTGAAAACTTACCTTTGTATGGTACAGTGGGCTTGATCACAGTAACAGATGTGGACTCTGGAGATAATGCAGTTGTCACCCTTTCCATATTGAATGGCAAAGACAACTTTATCATAGATCCTAAAACTGGAGTTATTAAGCCCAACATCACCTTTGACAGAGAACAGCAAAGCTCTTACACCTTTGTGGTAAAGGCTGTAGATGCAGGTCGGCCTCAGCGTTCCTCGCTTGCCAAGGTTACCATCAATGTTGTGGATATAAATGACAACCGTCCTGTGTTTGTTATCCCATCCTCCAACCATTCTTATGATTTAGTCAAGTCAACCACCAGTCCAGGCTCCGTGGTGACAAGAGTGTTTGCTATAGACAATGACACTGGCATGAATGCAGAACTTCACTACAGCATCATTGGTGGTGCCGCTAGGGGGTTGTTTTCCATTGATAAAATTACCGGCAACATTACATTGCAAGAAAAGATTGTAGCTGCAGATCAGGGCTTACACAGGCTTGTAGTCAAAGTCAAAGACTTGGGACAGCCTGAATCATTATATGCCATTGCTCTAGTGCATTTGTTTGTCAATGAAACTGTGGCCAATGTCACATACATTCAAGAGCTTGTGCATAAAAGCATGGAAACTCCTTTGGATCGGAACGTAGGTGACAGCATGGTGACACCCCAGAACAATGGGTACATCATAGTAGTCATTGCAATCATTGCAGGGACCATGACAGTGATTCTTGTCATATTTGTCACTGCTCTGGTGCGCTGCCGGCAAACACCCAGGCACAAGGTGGTGCAAAAGAGCAAACAGAGTGGCGAGTGGGTGTCCCCCAACCAGGAGAACCGGCAaaccaagaagaaaaagaagaagaagaagaggtcTCCCAAGAGCCTTCTTTTGAACTTTGTCACCATAGAGGAATCTAAGCCAGATGACCCGGCCCATGAGCACATTAATGGAACCTTGGACCTCCCAGTGGAATTGGAAGAGCAGACTATGGGAAAGTATAACTGGGCCACCACACCCTCAACCTTCAAACCGGACAGTCCAGATTTGGCTAAGCATTACAAGTCTGCCTCCCCTCAGCCCACCTTCCAGATCAAACCTGAGACCCCGGTCCCGCCCAAGAAACATCATGTCATTCAGGAGCTTCCACTGGATAACACCTTTGTGGTGGGTTGCGACTCACTTTCCAAGTGTTCTTCAAGCAGCTCGGATCCCTACAGTGTCTCTGAGTGCAGCTGCCAAGGAGGCTTCAAGACCACAGGGCCCATTCACACACGCCAGGTAAACCAAAGCTTCTAGCTGTCTTCCTTTCCCTCTACTCTCCCTTCTTATTCCCCTCTTTCTATGCTTCTCTCCCTCTTACTGTTTTTCTCTGGTGGGGGATTAAAAACTTGCTTGGCTTGAAATGTAAGCAGATTTCTATTCATCAGTGTTAAggggagaaaaaaattataatgcagTGCTTCTCAGCTGCAGGTGAAGTGAGTGTTAAGTGATGGAGGCTGGATGAGTTATTTTCTGTAGGTGGCACTGTGGCACTTTTTCTTGCttgcagaaagagagagaagtgCACACAGTGTAGGCAGTGCTACAGCAGTTGTGCgttgataaaaacagaaaagaagcaGAGGCAAGATCTTTGTGTGTCCTTTTCAGTGAGGTGTACAGAAAGAATTTAGCAATCTAGGCCAGGTGCAAAGTAAAAACATTGCAGGATACATTAAGTGTTAATAGTACCAGTTCCTGTGATATCTGCATTCTCTTGGAAAGAGATTAATTTTCAAGGTCTAGCTCAAACAGACACGAATATATTACAAACAGATGAGAATGCTGCATCTGACAGGAAGATTGCATCGACATTCAGGCTTTTAAGAGCTACTTGCTTGACATTTACAACCGAGCAAAACTGACTCAGGCAATGATAAAGCACTGCGTTTGAGTGTCTGAAGGAAAGTATAGGTACTAATTGGAATTAGTTTATGGACAAAGCAATAAATGACAATAGCTAGCCAGAAACTTTTGAGGCAGATTATAATAGCTctccagtttttttttggtttggttatGTGTCAGCTTTGACCTTAAAGAGTGCATTGCACTGCAGGTACAAACAGTAACCATCTGAACCAAGTAGTCACCAAAGGGATTTCATATTTTCAAGGTCTCTCTCTTGACTTGTATTGAACCAAGAAAATCTCTTCTGAGGTTTACTAGCTGCTAAGAGCAGGTGACCAATTAGTTCAGGTGGCTGTAAATACAGGTATCAATATGTGTTATTTGTATAGAAGATGTACAAGTGCGCATATCCTTTGTTGGGTGAAGTGCAAAATTCAAAAGGGCCTAATAAATAAGATCAGAGAGAGGTTATAAATATAAATGAGAAAAGACAATAAACTGATGAGCATCTACAATGGTCTGTTTTCCCGGTAAAAGGCCAGGGTCTTTCCAGCTGAAAGCAATACGTGTTATAATAAGATTGATAACTCAAGTCAGAGCGATCAAGGGCAAGGGAGACTTCCAGGACTAGGGCTATTTGAATAGGCGGAAACGAGGCAGATTGTTCAGCTAAACAGGCAATAGCACTGTTCTGTATTTTCAGTGCTTTTCACTGCTGTATGATATGGATACTTTTACTGTCTGCCATGTTTAATCTACAGTAAATAGGGAACTTGCCAAACCTGGAAGCAAATAGCAccctaaaatattatttttagctGCAATTCTGACTTTAATTAAGCTAACTTTATATATacttacacacacatatatatatatatatatatatatatatatatatatatatatatatatatatatatatatatatatatacacacacacacacacacacacacacacacacacacatatatatatatatatatatatatatatatatatatatatatatatatatatatatatatatatatatatatatggtgtacaGCGATGTAAACTTTTGTGGGTCATTATGCTGCTGAACACCACTgaaatttcatttttgtatgtatttaattgattgattatttatttaccaaacacaaagaaataatGTGATGGAAGTTTCAGCAATTATTCATACTCCAAGTGTTTGCCAAATgtctttacgtctttttgatgatgttggacagggttcgacatcagactggaaagagaaaattgtaatgtcaaacctggtccgatataggaccgcaaagggttaaagcattaCATGGTCTGGCACCCTCCTATCTTTCTGATCTCATACTTCACTATGTTCCTAGTCGGGTTTCGGTCTGCGGAGTGTACCGTCTCTTCCAACTGCCTCGTATGGCTCGTGTTCTTTTAGCCATCTAGCAGGCTCAGGTCTTTAGTTAAAATGCTTATTGTAGTATattgttttttctctgtttttgttatttttatttttttgcagattttgtagagtaaagtgtttgtttttttgctttttcctttGGTGACTATGTAAAGCTCCCTGAGACGCTCCCTGTGTATGTGGGGCActatattaaatgtacatttgatttatttgatggattgattgatatctggtgttcaaatgctgtcttttttatacttttataaatattttatttgcttcaTCTGAGCCTTTGAAAGGTGACAAAGTGGTAAATAGTGTGCAGATGTAGATCAGGtgtggtgcagtgcaggtgcagtaattCAATgatacaaacagacaacaaagtacgggtgaaatgacCTATTTTATTTAGAATCTAGTAGTCTCATGATGCATCAGTAAATATTAGAGGGCtgacaatacacagcaatgtgtattgctcagtaataataaagggttgcagtcccgcaaataataaacacattactaaacacaattagacacacacatgGTCACCaatccaaagtgagtgctgcagtgcttgtggtgaagtacaatttattatgtgaaacaatggtgcagtgatgtccgggttttgtgctggccctaagcgacagctccagattgtgttagctgtctagtctaGTGAATAATGAACAAATAAGAcagactgacaaaacaaacaatgacagacagacaaaacaaacaaaacactcacagttctcTATAAGAATCCACAGGTCCTTCTGGTTTAAGCGTAACCATAATAAGGAACAAATCACatcgctacgtccccttatataccgtcaaccatgaccccttggttaacgagtgcaaccgctcctccaatctgccaatgccacatcatttcccttccaggtcaatgatttTGTGTACTGTAGTGCTGTCcgttttctagatggccgacttccattgAACCCTGAGAATGAATTGTCGGGCCATCCATTCAGGGCACTcttttccctttacacagcaccctcacaggtcaggagggagatctaacaccaagaatcattattTTTCTGTCACACACCTGGAAACAATCTTCATTCCTTTttcatatactttttaaaatttattttcaagcCAGTGTATTGTCACAGCACATTATTTATAATCCTTTTAAATGCTTgattttttaaagagattttggaattgattttactGCTTTTCAGATTGGTTTACCTTGCCAGAGTTACATTGGCCTAATTTGTCAAATTCAGAAATAATGTAGTATCCGTATTCATATTGTCAAGAAATaaatctactgtacagccagaaACTGAGTAATTTACTCTACTTTTAACTCCATTGgatgtattttttaatctaaacagtggttCGCGTAACTGGAATGCAGATACGCATgcacagcaataaaataaaaaatgcagacttccatattgtttttaagaCGCAGATGTGTACCgccagtacatttttaacaggaaagcatttttcatataggCAGCGCTCATGCTTGCAAGTTTAAGCAATACATTAtctggctgtgacccatacctgcctggATCTGTCAGTGACCTCCGGGTTACTGAGCTAATTATCGCTGACCATAATTAAGTATCAGTCCCCATATTTCACTTAATGTCGGAGGTTTCCAAATCACAAAAAAGTCCATCCCTGCTAGCACTGTCGTTGGCTGTTTtcaaggttttattaaaaaataaataaataaataaacatagagCGATAGGCGGAATCACCCTAGTTCATAACATCAATCATTTTCTTGTAATGgacacttgaaacaaccaatgacaGCAGGAATCTCAATTTAGCTGTCCATTCCGAGAAGAGGGATGTAGTTAAGGGGAGTGACTGAGCGCGGTGAGGTGTTGATCTTTAAGagccattacatttaaacatgagtttcaaaaaataaatgtaagcatacttaaaaatatatgttttttccatcAGTTATATCCTTCTATAAATACAGTTGTGTCATCAAGCTAACATGTTCAACAACGCTAATAAAGtgaaaaactttttgtttttttggttttgaatcCCCAGGGCTGGAATATGGTAGTaggttattgaaataaacaaacgaAGAATGTGCAATGATTTCTTAcacattgtaataaccagcaatccaGACTCCGGACCACTTAAACAGCAAAATTTGTATTATTTCGTCAGCAGTGCTGAACACTCGCGCGGTTTTCACACGCgggttttcacaaaaaaaaaaaaaatatttatatatatatcgatatattaatatatatatatatctatatatagtatatatatatagcgatatatagatctatattgATCCCGCCTATCAGTCTCATGCCTTTCTGCCCTGATGCATATTCATATGTGTAAAATGACCAGTGAAGCCTTTGCCCCTGAACCCAGCACCCTTCAAAATTGGTGTCAAACTGTTTTGAAAGAGAGCCGCCCTAATCAAACCCCCCCTTACAACTTCTCACTCAACACAAACTTTCTGTCTGGTGTATGTGGATAAGTGTGGGTGGGTCatttgagtagtccagacccaatgagaaactatcattatctatggttgctaaggaattattattgttaataataataataataataataataataataataataataataataataataataatataataataataataataataatttaaaacatggcgccagaatttaatgtcgctcgtgctatatgaggtaccctggtgctagaatctagcTCCAGATTTGCAACCCTGATCATTGAcatcccaattgtttgaactgtctGAGGTGGAGCTAGACAGCAACTTGGATAATGACCTCTAATTTTGGGGCGTACCAAACCttttctgctggtactcatgtgAGAACCTAATGACAAAAGTAATGTGAacccctgaaaataaataatgatactCTGTAcgtagtgcaaaaaaaaaaaaaaaaaaaaaaaaaaaaaaaaaaaaagcatgtttatagaaaactgttttgcatgttttaaaataaagtgctcTGTTCACAATGTATTTCCTTTCTTTGTGgattatgtacagtacaggtttgtatgctttaaactgttttagtggcttgtgttttaaactttatttaaatattcaagaCAGTAGAATGTATGTTTAAAGCGGGAAGGATACTCGatagagtgtgtgtatatatatatatatatatatatatatatatatatatatatatatatatatatatatatatatatatatatatatatatatataaatttttggGGGGGGTAGCAACAAAAGTGTCAGTAGGATAGTAAACACAGAcatcaaataattacattttggttTACAGCTGTACAGGGTTGCTGTAGAGAAAACAGTTGCATTTGGGGATTATAGTGCTTCTGTGGCGTTCCCATAAAAACACTCTTTTTCTTGCCTCCTATATTGTTATTGGGCCTTTTGCATATGCATTATTAATGCCCAGACATATGACACCGTGACAACAAAATGCCAAAGATTTTATATGAGTATGTCCTTGTATGGTCATTGAGTGATTTACTGGAGGCTTATACCGTTACTGTGATGTCATCTTTTGTTCTAGTTGATCAATGTTATGAATGCACACTATAGTCTTATTACAGAGAAATGTTTTTAAGTGCTATAAACAACTCAAGAGTGCTGGGGCCGTGCTAACCTAATCCACAGACACAGGTCCTGCACTGAAAAGTGGATTATTTCAGAAATGCAATACTTTTGGATCTTCATGTTGTACCTTTAATGGAAGAGCAAACTACACAACCTTGCATACCTAAATTACTGGTTATTTGTGTACAACATGTTTTTGCTTAAAGAGAATGGTAACCCTTTATCGCATGGAAGGAAATATGTAATATACTACAAACCACGACTTTTACTTGCCTTCACTACATGTTCTGGAACATGTAAGTTAATTCGTACAGTATAGAATAATTAGTCAAGTTTGCGAGTGTTTATCATGTCTTGTGGTTGATAAGCTTAACTAAGCTCTGTCACATATCTGGGCAGCGAATCAAGGTTGCGCCTGATGAGTATTCAGCTGCTGTATAAATTGCTTTTGGTGCTGGTCAATAGAAATTCGGGCAGTGGCAGCTACAAGGCCTGGAAACGCATGTAGAGAAATACTGCCATTCTTGCAGTTCTGACCTATGCTACCTTATAGATAGAGTTTATTGTCAGCAACAATTTATAACTGCCTACCCCCCTCAGCCTTGTAGCCTTCTTCATGTCAGTCGTATACgatacaaaacatacatttttagcATAAAAAAATCCCTCCCTTACAGCCACatctttattatgaatatttttaCTCATTGTATAATATAGATTATACATTCTGGAATCAGAATTTTAGACAAAGTAATTCATATCAAAGTTCAGATTCAGATTCCAAATTCACCACAGGATTACCATCCATTTCACTGATATAATTGACTCAGAGTTGACAATCCCTAAATAGAGAAGGCTGAATTACAACCAGAACAACTGATACCTTACAGTACTTCTTGAGCAGTGTAAGCTTCAACAATATAACAAAGTTGAGTGAGTTGTCATGCCTAACACAGAAATGCatcaatgtgcttttatatatgtgGATTTGAAGGTGTCATGGGTTTTAATTTAGTTCCAGTCAGCTGCAGAGTTCTAAGATCTCTGCTGAAGTTGGATTGGCCACATGTTGTTGGATCGCAATTGGCAAGCTTAATGTGTTTATAAAGCTTCACTTTGTTATGTACAGAATGAGAATACTTCTTAACAACAAATACCTGAAAGACTTTAAAAAGGTGTCTCATTGTATTAAGTCAAGTtaagaagcaaaacaaataataacgcTAATTAAGATGCAGTGTCTGGAGTTTTAGCAGCTAATCGTTGCCATTAAGAAGACAGCATCTTTGACTTGGAAGTTGGAAGGCTGTAACTCAAACAAATATGTGTTTACACTTGTAAGCAGCTGCTACTCAATCTATAAGTTATAGTAAAAACCTTTTGCTTCTTTTTGGTTTCCAAAACGGGGGTATTTTTCTACCAATCTCAACAGCAGTCTATGCCTTGGGTTTCAATCtctacttcacttttttttttttttttttttttttttaatttatccagATAATCTCCAGTTGAACGTAAAACAATGTTGCTACTTGGCCTACAGACAGTAACACACAAAAGTGGAGCAGATATGTTCAGCTCACTGTAAAATCTTGCAGTTCAAAGTGCTTTATTTATCTACAGTAAGTGAATTACCTTAGTTGATTCATACAGTCAGACTCGTGTTTAAACTATTGGTGAATAACATTTGAAGCCATTGGACTTAAGAGTTTTTAGTTGTTCTATGGAACTCCTGATTCCAgttgcacattttatttgttttttaatgccaCATTGTCCATATATGACCAACTTGTCAATGTCATGCACAACAAAACAGTATTAGAgagcaatattctttttaaatcattttttaacattaataaaaatgacaacagGCATGTAGAAAACTTCATCTaaatttacagaaacaaatacattaagaaaaaatGTTTCCACATGGGAATTCCAGCAGCTTTTAAAGGATTGTTGTTTATTCAGAAGCACAGTATGATCCACAAGGATAACAAGTGTTTAAACATGAAAGCCCAGTAccactcatttaaatatttgtacattACTACCAGTAGGTAATGAATGAATCATCTTACAGAGGTTGCGCTTTGAGAGGAGAAACTGATTTGCCAAACAGTTTTGTGCAGTGATTCCATGCTGTGT
This window harbors:
- the pcdh11 gene encoding protocadherin-11 X-linked isoform X2, translated to MNLVSKAFLNVAFLACFIFQSGAQEKDYTVREELPENVLIGNLRKDLDLALDPNIKLSSPLQFKLVYKTGDLALVRVEENTGEIFTTSNRIDREKICSGIHSESRCFYEVEVAVLPDEVFRLVKIRFLIEDINDNAPLFQSTVINISIPENTAINSRYPVPSALDLDVGSNGIQHYELVKSVSEFGLDIIETPEGDKWPQLIVQQNLDREQKDTFVMKIKVEDGGSPPKSSTAILQVTIADVNDNRPVFKESEIELSIPENAPVGTSVTQLHATDADLGLNAQIHFSFSNQISNAAKRLFNIDSTTGLITIKEPLDREASPVHKLMVLASDGSSTPSRAIVTVNITDINDNVPSIDTRYIINPINGTVLLSEKAPLNTKIALITVTDKDADLNGKVTCYTDHEVPFRLKPVFDNQFLLETAAPLDYETTREYAIKIVASDSGKPPLNTSAMVLIKIKDENDNVPTFTQPVIALSIPENNAPGTQLTKISATDADSGRNAEISYSLGYDAPSVFNLDRRSGILSVVRRLDREKQDKYTFTVVAKDNGSPSLQSNSTVMVMVQDQNDNSPAFTHNEYNFYVPENLPLYGTVGLITVTDVDSGDNAVVTLSILNGKDNFIIDPKTGVIKPNITFDREQQSSYTFVVKAVDAGRPQRSSLAKVTINVVDINDNRPVFVIPSSNHSYDLVKSTTSPGSVVTRVFAIDNDTGMNAELHYSIIGGAARGLFSIDKITGNITLQEKIVAADQGLHRLVVKVKDLGQPESLYAIALVHLFVNETVANVTYIQELVHKSMETPLDRNVGDSMVTPQNNGYIIVVIAIIAGTMTVILVIFVTALVRCRQTPRHKVVQKSKQSGEWVSPNQENRQTKKKKKKKKRSPKSLLLNFVTIEESKPDDPAHEHINGTLDLPVELEEQTMGKYNWATTPSTFKPDSPDLAKHYKSASPQPTFQIKPETPVPPKKHHVIQELPLDNTFVVGCDSLSKCSSSSSDPYSVSECSCQGGFKTTGPIHTRQSQRRVTFHLPDGSQESCSDSGLGDHEPASSASTTQPLPLGFPQEEYYEHTSPNSRTEGDGNSDPESTIEVNLQKALAEASETCTQECLILGHSDSCWMPPSLTQFQQTTSATLPTFGFQQSWARGTKPDGRHTLSRSVPKDEIDKGQGGNRPQFYNTLDRHCSTKEDPVKVIPLANFTPSSQQAPISGGTTTFVNEHQL
- the pcdh11 gene encoding protocadherin-11 X-linked isoform X3, encoding MNLVSKAFLNVAFLACFIFQSGAQEKDYTVREELPENVLIGNLRKDLDLALDPNIKLSSPLQFKLVYKTGDLALVRVEENTGEIFTTSNRIDREKICSGIHSESRCFYEVEVAVLPDEVFRLVKIRFLIEDINDNAPLFQSTVINISIPENTAINSRYPVPSALDLDVGSNGIQHYELVKSVSEFGLDIIETPEGDKWPQLIVQQNLDREQKDTFVMKIKVEDGGSPPKSSTAILQVTIADVNDNRPVFKESEIELSIPENAPVGTSVTQLHATDADLGLNAQIHFSFSNQISNAAKRLFNIDSTTGLITIKEPLDREASPVHKLMVLASDGSSTPSRAIVTVNITDINDNVPSIDTRYIINPINGTVLLSEKAPLNTKIALITVTDKDADLNGKVTCYTDHEVPFRLKPVFDNQFLLETAAPLDYETTREYAIKIVASDSGKPPLNTSAMVLIKIKDENDNVPTFTQPVIALSIPENNAPGTQLTKISATDADSGRNAEISYSLGYDAPSVFNLDRRSGILSVVRRLDREKQDKYTFTVVAKDNGSPSLQSNSTVMVMVQDQNDNSPAFTHNEYNFYVPENLPLYGTVGLITVTDVDSGDNAVVTLSILNGKDNFIIDPKTGVIKPNITFDREQQSSYTFVVKAVDAGRPQRSSLAKVTINVVDINDNRPVFVIPSSNHSYDLVKSTTSPGSVVTRVFAIDNDTGMNAELHYSIIGGAARGLFSIDKITGNITLQEKIVAADQGLHRLVVKVKDLGQPESLYAIALVHLFVNETVANVTYIQELVHKSMETPLDRNVGDSMVTPQNNGYIIVVIAIIAGTMTVILVIFVTALVRCRQTPRHKVVQKSKQSGEWVSPNQENRQTKKKKKKKKRSPKSLLLNFVTIEESKPDDPAHEHINGTLDLPVELEEQTMGKYNWATTPSTFKPDSPDLAKHYKSASPQPTFQIKPETPVPPKKHHVIQELPLDNTFVVGCDSLSKCSSSSSDPYSVSECSCQGGFKTTGPIHTRQETALKPPLYGTLYGTGTARSHRIKINL
- the pcdh11 gene encoding protocadherin-11 X-linked isoform X1, giving the protein MNLVSKAFLNVAFLACFIFQSGAQEKDYTVREELPENVLIGNLRKDLDLALDPNIKLSSPLQFKLVYKTGDLALVRVEENTGEIFTTSNRIDREKICSGIHSESRCFYEVEVAVLPDEVFRLVKIRFLIEDINDNAPLFQSTVINISIPENTAINSRYPVPSALDLDVGSNGIQHYELVKSVSEFGLDIIETPEGDKWPQLIVQQNLDREQKDTFVMKIKVEDGGSPPKSSTAILQVTIADVNDNRPVFKESEIELSIPENAPVGTSVTQLHATDADLGLNAQIHFSFSNQISNAAKRLFNIDSTTGLITIKEPLDREASPVHKLMVLASDGSSTPSRAIVTVNITDINDNVPSIDTRYIINPINGTVLLSEKAPLNTKIALITVTDKDADLNGKVTCYTDHEVPFRLKPVFDNQFLLETAAPLDYETTREYAIKIVASDSGKPPLNTSAMVLIKIKDENDNVPTFTQPVIALSIPENNAPGTQLTKISATDADSGRNAEISYSLGYDAPSVFNLDRRSGILSVVRRLDREKQDKYTFTVVAKDNGSPSLQSNSTVMVMVQDQNDNSPAFTHNEYNFYVPENLPLYGTVGLITVTDVDSGDNAVVTLSILNGKDNFIIDPKTGVIKPNITFDREQQSSYTFVVKAVDAGRPQRSSLAKVTINVVDINDNRPVFVIPSSNHSYDLVKSTTSPGSVVTRVFAIDNDTGMNAELHYSIIGGAARGLFSIDKITGNITLQEKIVAADQGLHRLVVKVKDLGQPESLYAIALVHLFVNETVANVTYIQELVHKSMETPLDRNVGDSMVTPQNNGYIIVVIAIIAGTMTVILVIFVTALVRCRQTPRHKVVQKSKQSGEWVSPNQENRQTKKKKKKKKRSPKSLLLNFVTIEESKPDDPAHEHINGTLDLPVELEEQTMGKYNWATTPSTFKPDSPDLAKHYKSASPQPTFQIKPETPVPPKKHHVIQELPLDNTFVVGCDSLSKCSSSSSDPYSVSECSCQGGFKTTGPIHTRQSQRRVTFHLPDGSQESCSDSGLGDHEPASSASTTQPLPLGFPQEEYYEHTSPNSRTEGDGNSDPESRSKVDQFTLLPRELTNTEAIEVNLQKALAEASETCTQECLILGHSDSCWMPPSLTQFQQTTSATLPTFGFQQSWARGTKPDGRHTLSRSVPKDEIDKGQGGNRPQFYNTLDRHCSTKEDPVKVIPLANFTPSSQQAPISGGTTTFVNEHQL